CCGGCGAGCATGCAGGCGGCGGCGAACCGCGGCAGCCCGGAGCCGCGCAGCGTCCGCCTCGCGACGTCGTACGACACCAGCCAGGCGACGAGCAGGAGGAGCACCACTCCGAGGACGCTGCCCCCGACGACCGGCCACATCGTCGCGGCCGGGACGCTCACGGTGACAGCGAGGCCGAGCAGCACCAGCGAGGTCCCCGCGCCCGCGGGCATCGCCAGCCGGGCCAGCTCGAGCCGCTCACCGGCGATGGTCAGCACGACGAAGCCGGCCAGCCACGGCAGCGCGAGCGGCACGTCGGCACCACCGAGGGCGAGCACGGTGCTGCCGAGGGCGAGGACCGCGCCGAGCGCGGAGACCAGGACGGCGTCGTCGCGCTGGCGGCGCCACAGCGGGACGTAGACCGCGCACAGCGTCGCGGTGCCGGCGACCAGCAGCAGGTGGCCGAGCCGGTCCGCTCCCGGCACGAGCAGCAGGAGGGCGCCGGAGCCCAGGGAGGTCGGAGCGGCGTAGGCCCAGGCCGCGCCGAGCGCGACCGCGCGCTCCAGGGCGATGAGCGTGCCCACGAAGCCGAGCACCATCAACAGCCCGTGGGCCTCGCCCACCCGGCCCGTCGACACCGGCGCCCACACACCCAGGAGCGTGAGGCCCGCGTCGGTGCCGACGACCATCGCGATGCCTGCCGGGACCGCCAGCAGCGCGCGTGGCGCCGGCGTACGCCGCCCGCTCACGGGAGGCCGACCCCGCAGCCCAGCGTGTCGGGGCGCGGGTGGAGCGTCGCGCCGCGTCGACCGAGCACACCCTCGACGAGCCCCAGGTGCACCGCACACACGACTCCCGGGTGCGCACGCGCCGCGTCGAGCAGCGGGCACGCGTGCAGCGTCACGTGGTCACCGTCGGCCTCGGGGGCGAAGCCGGTGTGCGTGAGGGCGAGCATCACGCGCTCTCGTCCGTCCTCCACCGCGCCGAGCTGCGAGCGGATCCGCTCGCCCCAGGCCCGGCCCCCGCGCACGGCCGCGGGGTCGAGGGTGTGGCGCGTTCCCGTGTCCGGGTCTGGTCCCTGGTCGAGGCCGGAGGCGAGCGCCATGGCGAGGGCGGCGTACTCCGGCTCGCGGGCGAGATAGCTCCACGCCGGACGTCCGCGGCCGCCGCTCCGGCTGGCGATGCGGCTGGCGTTCCCGCCCGCCACGAGCACGTCGAGATGTCCGCGCAGGGTGTTGGCGTGCAGTCCGGTGAGGTCCTGCAGCTCGGTCAGCGTCACGGCGCGACCCGCCTCGCGCATCGCGGCCAGCACGCGGGCCTGGGCGGCGGTCACACCCTGCTCATTTATTTCCACGGGGTTCATTGTAGATTATTAGCAACCAACCGAGGAGGCACCCCATGTCCACCGTCACCATCGCCAACAACCACGCCGACGCCGAGGCGGCTGAGAAGGTCGAGCAGCACCACGCCGAGATGGCCGGCCGGCTCGCCCTGCTCACCTTCGACGTCGTGCGCGCGGCGCGCACCGACCGGGCCCAGGCCGCGCGGCAGGAGCTGCTGTCCTGGCTGCGCGACGACCTCGTGCCGCACGCGACCGCGGAGGAGCAGACGCTCTACCCGGCCGCCGCCGAGATCGCGGAGGCGCGCCTCCTCGTCGAGGCGATGCTGGCAGAGCACGTCCTCATCCACCGGCTGGTGGGCGACCTCGAGGCCGCGACCGACCCGATCGAGGCCGCCGCCGTCGCGCGCGCCCTCGAGACGCTCTTCGGCAGCCACCTCGCCAAGGAGAACGACCAGCTCATCCCGACCCTCGTCGCCTCCCCGGACTACTCGGTGGCCGAGATGCTCGACGGCATGCACGAGCTCCTCGGCGGCCACGAGGCTCCCGCCGCCGCTGCCTCTCCCGCTGCTGGCGGGCACCAGTGCGCGTGCGGGGGTCACGACGAGGCGGGGCTGCCCGAGCTCGACGTGCGCACCATCCCGCACGCCATCCGCCACGCCACGATCTTCGGCGCGCTGGACGGCCTGCGTCCCGGCACCGGCCTGCAGCTGGTCGCCGACCACGACCCGCTGCCGCTCCTGGCCCAGCTCGAGCAGCGCGCTCCGGGCGCGTTCGACGTGGCCTACCGCGAGTCCGGTCCCGAGGCCTGGCGCCTGGAGCTGATCCGCAAGGGCTGAGCACCCGGCGCCGCGGCGTTGCGCGATGATCTCCCCATGACGGAGCGCAACGTCCTCGGCGGCGAGCTGGACCCGTGCGGCACCGACCCGGTCACCGGGTTCCACCGCGACGGCACGTGCACGGTCGGCCCGCAGGACGTCGGGCTGCACGCCGTCTGCGCGGTGATGACGGAGGAGTTCCTGGCCCACCAGGCTGCGGTCGGCAACGACCTCTCCACCCCACGGCCGGAGTGGCACTTCCCCGGCCTCGTGCCAGGAGACCGGTGGTGCGTGGTGGCGCTCCGCTGGCTGCAGGCGTACGACGCCGGAGTGGCCGCACCCGTGGTGCTGTCCGCGACGTCGGAGCGGGCGCTCGACGTCGTACCCCTCGAGGTGCTGCGGGCGCACTCGGTCGACGTGCCTCCGGACCTCAGCGGGCTGGAGTGACGTCCACGCGGCCGCTGGCGGTGAGGGGCACGCCCTCGGCGCGGAGGTGCTTCAACGCCGTCCCGTCGTGGCATGTCGCCGGTCGTCCGTCCGCGTGGACGACGCGCCACCACGGCACCGCGTCACCGTGCAGCGCCATCACCTGTCCGACCTGGCGCGGACCGGCCGTGCCGACGAGGCGGGCGATCGCGCCGTACGTCGTCACCCGGCCCGGCGGCACCTGCTCGACCAGCGCGAGCACGGCCTCCACGTAGTCCTCGTCCATCACGTGTCCGCGGCGTCGTAGCGGAGGAGGCCGTCGACGACGCGCGCGCCGGCCGACGGCTCGTGCGGCGTGGTCTTCCCGTCGTGGGAGAGATGGGCGACCTCGACCTTCCTCAGCAGGAGCGCGGCGTCGGCGACGATCCGGCGGTGGCAGCGCCACCACACGCTCTCGCTGCACATGACCGCAGTGGTGTCGTGCTCGTCGACGTCGGCGACCAGGTCGTCGAGGGCCGAGAGGAACTCCGGCGTCCGGGTGTGGGCGGCGTACGCCCGGAACGCCTCGACACGCCACCAGCCGTCGGCGTCGGGATCGGCTTGCTTGTCGCGTCGGCGGCGACCGCCCAGCCGTTCCTCCCAGCGGTAGTCGATGCCGGCCTCGGGCACCCACTGCGCCAGCGCGTCGCTGCTGACGTCCGGGTTGTGCCGGCTGCCCGGGAAGCGGCGTACGTCGATGAGCAGCTCGACGCCGGTGTCGGCCAGGAGCCGCGCCAGGGCGTCGCGGTTCAGGGTGCCGTGCCCCACCGTGAGCAGTCGCCCCATTCGGCTCCTCCTCGGCAGTCGTCGTGGCACCTCGCCTGCCTCGGTGCGCACCCGGGAGCCATCTTCACACCCCGAGCCGCCGGGCCACGTCGTCGCCTGCCACCCGGCGTACGGTCTCGGGGTCCCCCACCACGACGAGCTCGTCGGTGGCGCGGGACATGCCGACGTAGAGCCGCTCACGGGCGCGGTCACGCGAGCCGTCCTCGTTGAGGCAGAGCACGACCGCGCGGCGCTCGAGTCCCTTGCAGCCGAGGACGTGTCCGTAGAAGACGTCGTCGTCCCAGTAGGTGCGCCAGTAACCCTCCTGGTCGTGGAAGTCGGTGCGCTCGACCTGCACGGGGTGGCGGTGGCCGGTGGTCAGGAGCGCCACGTTGCGCGGCTCCCAGCCCGACTCGAGCAGGGCATCGACTGCGTCGTCCGCCGCCTCGAGCGCGTCGTCCTGCGTGGTGGCGACGAAGCGCACGGTCGGGCCGTCGCCGCCGCGGGAGTACATCCGGCTCGGCGCCAGCGGGCCGAACGACTCGTGGATCTGCTTGGTGTTGCGGAGGTTCGGCGTGTCGTGGACGAGGGCGGGCCGCATGACGCGGCCCGCCCTCGACGTACTCATCAGATCAGCTGCAGCCGCTGGTGCTCCCGCAGCCCTCGCACACGTAGCACGAGCCGGCCGGGCGCATCTTCGTCCCGCAGGTCATGCAGAGCGGGGAGTCGACGGCGGTGCCGGTGAGCTTCTCGAAGAGCTCGGCGGTGGTCTTGGCCTCGGCGGGGGCCGGCTTGGCGCTGGCCTCCACGATGTCGGCCTCGACGACCTGGGTCTCGATACGAGCCTCGTCCCTCGGCTCTACTCGACCAGCGACAGAGGAGTCCGCCTCGACGAGCTCGGCTGCACTGCCGGTCTCCTCCACGAGCGGCTCGTAGGAGCCGGTCTCGAGGTGGCGCTGGCGCTCCTCGGCGGAGTAGATGCCCAGGGCCGAGCGCTCCTCGAAGGTGAGGTAGTCCAGGGCAAGGCGGCGCCAGACGTAGTCCATCAGCGACTGCGCCATGCGGACGTCCGGGTCGTCGGTGAGGCCGGCGGGCTCGAAGCGCAGATTGGTGAACTTCGAGACGTAGGTCTCCAGCGGCACGCCGTACTGCAGGCCGATCGACACCGCGATCGAGAAGGCGTCCATCACGCCGGCCAGGGTCGACCCCTGCTTGCCGAGCTTGAGGAAGACCTCGCCGAGCTGGCCGTCGTCGTGGGCGCCGGAGGTCATGTAGCCCTCGGCACCGCCGACGGTGAACGACGTGGTGCGCGAGACTCGCGACTTCGGCAGGCGCTTGCGGACCGGGGCGTAGACGACCTTCTCCACGACCTTGGTCTCGACGGCCCCACCCGACGATGCACTGTCGGCCGCGGCCTTGTCGGCGGCGTCCTTCTTGGCCTTGCCGCCACCGTCGGACAGCGGCTGGCCGACCTTGCAGTTGTCGCGGTAGATCGCGGTCGCCTTGAGCCCGAGCTTCCAGGACTGCATGTAGACGTCCTCGATCTCCTCGACCGTGGCGCTCTCGGGCAGGTTGACCGTCTTGGAGATCGCGCCGGAGAGGAACGGCTGGGCCGCCGCCATCATCCGCACGTGGCCCATCGGCTTGAGCGCGCGGGCGCCCATGGCGGTGTCGAAGATCTCGTAGTGCTCGGTCTTCAGGCCCGGGGCGTCGATGACGTGGCCGTGCTCGCCGATGTAGGCGACGATCGCCTCGACCTGCTCGGGCTGGTAGCCGAGCTTCTTCAGCGCCCGCGGGATCGTCTGGTTGACGATCTGCATGGAGCCGCCGCCGACGAGCTTCTTGAACTTCACCAGGGAGAAGTCGGGCTCGATGCCGGTGGTGTCGCAGTCCATCATGAAGCCGATGGTGCCGGTGGGCGCGAGCACGGAGGCCTGCGCGTTGCGGAAGCCGAACTTCTCGCCCAGCTTGATCACGTCGGCCCACGCCTTGGTGGCCAGCTTGTGCGTGCGGCCGTCCTCGGTGTGCAGCACGCGTACGACGTCGTTGGCCGCCTGGTGCTTGCGCATCACGCGCTTGTGGGCGTCGGCGTTGCGGGCGTAGCCGGCGTACGGGCCGACGATGCCGGCGAGCTCGGCGCTGCGCTTGTACGACGTACCGGTCATGAGCGAGGTGATCGCAGCAGCCATCGAGCGGCCACCCTCGGAGTCGTAGCCCAGGCCCATCGCCATCAGCAGCGCGCCGAGGTTGGCGTAGCCGATGCCGAGCTGGCGGTAGTCGCGGGTGGTGTCGCCGATCGGCTCGGTCGGGAAGTCGGCGAAGCAGATCGAGATGTCCATCGCGGTGATGATGAACTCGACGGCCTTGGCGAAGAGCGCGGCGTCGAAGGTGTCGTCGTCCTTGAGGAACTTCAGCAGGTTGAGCGACGCCAGGTTGCACGAGGAGTTGTCGAGCGACATGTATTCGGAGCACGGGTTGGACGCGGTGATGCGGCCGGTCTCCGGGTTGGTGTGCCAGTCGTTGATCGTGTCGTCGTACTGCAGACCCGGGTCGGCGCAGGCCCAGGCGGCCTCGCTGATCTTGCGGAACAGCTCGCGGGCGTCGACGGTCTCGATGACCTCGCCGGTGCCGCGGGCGCGCAGGCCGAACCCGGCGCCGTCCTCGACGGCGCGCATGAACTCGTCGTTGACGCGGACCGAGTTGTTGGCGTTCTGGTACTGGACGGAGGTGATGTCGGCGCCACCGAGGTCCATGTCGAACCCGGCGTCGCGGAGGGCGCGGATCTTGTCCTCCTCCTTCGCCTTCGTCATCACGAACTCCTCGATGTCCGGGTGGTCGACGTCGAGGACGACCATCTTGGCCGCACGACGCGTCGCGCCGCCCGACTTGATGGTGCCCGCGGAGGCGTCCGCACCGCGCATGAAGGAGACCGGGCCGCTCGCCGTGCCACCGGAGGAGAGGAGCTCCTTGGAGGAGCGGATGCGGGACAGGTTGAGGCCGGCGCCGGAGCCGCCCTTGAAGATGAAGCCCTCCTCCTTGTACCAGTTCAGGATCGAGTCCATCGAGTCGTCGACCGAGAGGATGAAGCAGGCGCTGACCTGCTGCGGGGACGCGGTGCCGACGTTGAACCAGACGGGCGAGTTGAAGGAGAAGTACTGGTTGACCAGCAGCCAGGTGAGCTCGTGCTCGAAGATCTCGGCGTCGGCCTCGGTGGCGAAGTAGCCGTGGTCGATGCCGGCCTTCGTGTACGTCTTCACGATCCGGTCGATGAGCTGCTTGAGGCTCCACTCGCGGGCGTCCGTGCCGACCGCGCCGCGGAAGTACTTCGTCGTGACGATGGTGGAGGCGTTGACCGACCAGAAGTCGGGGTACTCGACACCGCGCTGCTCGAAGACGGTCTCGCCGGTCTTCCAGTTCTGCTGGACGACGTCGCGGCGCTCCCAGGTGATCGCGTCGTAGGGGTGCGTGCCCTCGGTGCTGAAGACGCGCTCCATGGTCAGGCCCTTGCCCTTGGCTCCCTTGGCGCGGGTGCTCACCGTCTCGGTCATACGACTTCCTCTATCCCTGGTGGTGGTTGTGGTGCTCGCGATGGATGTGTCGCGGTTGCTTGGTAAGCCCGGCAGGCCGCTTCCCCACGACCTGCCGGGCCGAATGTGGTCAACCCGTCGTGGCGGGCTGATCGGCTGCGGCTCGTTCGAGCCGGAGCATCTTGATCTCGGCGTCGAAGTCCTCGGCGGACTCGAACGCGCGATAGACGGAGGCGAACCGGAGGTAGGCCACCTCGTCGAGCGCCCGCAGCGGGCTGAGGATCGCGAGGCCGACGTCGTTGGCGTCGAACTCGGCCTGCCCGCTCAGGCGCAGTGCGTCCTCGACCTCCTGGCCGAGGCAGGCGAGCTGGGCGTCGGTGACCGGACGGCCCTTGCAGGCCTTGCGGACGCCGGCGATGGCCTTGTCGCGGTTGAACGGCTCGGTCGCGCCGGAGCGCTTGAGCACCGTGAGCTGCATCTTCTCGACCGTCGTGAAGCGGCGGTCGCACGCGGCGCAGCTGCGGCGCCGACGGATGGAACCGCCGTCGTCGGCGACCCGGGAGTCGAGGACCTTGGTGTCCTCGTTCTTGCAGTAGGGACAGTGCATGGCGGCCCTCCTCTCGGGTACGTCAGCGCGCGGCTCGTACACCCTCATAACAGGGTGTCGCCTGGGGATGTTCCTGTGGACAACTAGCCTGAGGCTGTGAGGATCTCCCCCTGGCCTGTGCACCAGATGTGGATAACTACAGCGGTGTAACTACTAGATGTAGTGGTAACCGTACGCCCCGCCCACCACGCTGGCAAGTGAACTCGTGAAGTCCGCGGATCAATTTCTGCGCACCGCCCTGACCTGCGGTTTTGGGTGCCTTCGGCTCTCCGGACCGGCGCGTCTGCAGGGTGTTCCGGTCACATCGTGAGGCCGCATCGGACACAATGGCCCTCGTGTCTACGGGGAAGCGGGTCGGGTCGCGCAAGGGGGCTCCCCAACCCCGCACCCTGAACAAGCCGGCGCTCCTCATCGGAGCCGCGATCACCCTCTGCGTCGTGGCCTGGGGATACCTCGTCTACGCCGCCATCGACTTCGGTACGGCGGCGCGCGGGGGCTCCGGCTCGTCAGCCTGGGCCTTCATGGGCCTGGCCTGCCTCGGCGCGATGGCCTGCCTGTTCGCCGGCCTGCTCTTGGTCGCGCGGTTGATGCGGGCACTCGGGATCACCGACCCTCCCCCGACCGACGACGCGCCTCCCCGGCCGGTCGGCGGGAAGCGCGCGGCGCGCTGAGCTTGTGCGGTGACTGTGGTGCGGAATCCGCACCACAGGGACCGCACTATCGGAGGACGAGCTGGGGGACGGCCTCGACGACCTCGAGGTCCTGAGCGGCGCCGGTGACCCAGATGGTCGACGGGATGGCCTCGGGCGGACCGCCGTTGACCGTGAAGCTCGCATCGCCGTACTGAGTGTCCACACTGACCGCGACCTTGGCGGTCTGGTCGTAGACATGCGAGACGTCGAGGGACGGGTACGGCGCGCCGGGAGTCTCGGTGACCTCGGACGTGCCGTCGCCGAAGTTCCAGCGGTAGGCGATGGGCCGGGCGCTGACCACGACGTTCGACTCGACGAGGTTCACAGAGATGGAGGTGGCAGCGGAGTTGGTTGTGTAAAAGTTCGACTCCAGGTTGACAAGCGTCTTGCCGCCGGGGGGCTGCACCTCGAGCTTCGAGGCCGGCCAGCTGAGACGTTCGAACGCCTCGATCACGAGCGCCCGTATCGGCGGCGGGTCGTCGACGAGGTCCTCTTCGCCCGCGCTCAGGCACGCAGTGCCGACGTTCTCGCCGTCGCGGAAGAGGGTGTACCGGGTGCCGGGATTGCCGGCGTCTGTCGTGCAGTCTTCTGGGTTGAAGCAGATACCCTCCGGGTTTCGTTTGCCGTCCTTGCAGATCTGACGGACCGACCACTTCGAGGTCGGGTACTTGATCTTCTCCTCCTCAATTCCGCCCGAGGAGTAGTCACAGGTTTCGACGACCTCTCCCACCTCGCTCTGCACCCCGCATTGAGCTGAGGCGGGCGTAGGGAGAAGAACTACGAAGCCGCCTAGCAGGGCCAGCACGGCACCTCGCGCCGCGACTGTCACCGTGGAACCTCCGCCTTTCGGGTGACGACCCACGACTCTCCGTTCGGCTTCAGGACGAGGAGATGCGCCCCCGGACCACCATCGAAAGTCTGGACCGGCCCGCGAGCAGACTCCTTGTACCTCGTAGGGCTCGAGTTGACCCGTACGACATATTCGCTGCCGCTCTCACCTCTCGATCTGACGCTTTGGATCTTCCAGCCGCCCCACTCGATGAACCCTCCAGCCGAGTACCACTCCTCGACAAGATCGGCGAGATCCGTGCATGCCTTGCAGCCAACAGAGAGTTCCCGATAGACGTCCGTCTTCCCGGTGTTTTCCATCTCAGCCTCGGCGGCTGCCCACCGCCGGATGAACTCCTCAGCACTCTCCGCCTCAAC
This sequence is a window from Nocardioides sp. S5. Protein-coding genes within it:
- a CDS encoding helix-turn-helix domain-containing protein translates to MTAAQARVLAAMREAGRAVTLTELQDLTGLHANTLRGHLDVLVAGGNASRIASRSGGRGRPAWSYLAREPEYAALAMALASGLDQGPDPDTGTRHTLDPAAVRGGRAWGERIRSQLGAVEDGRERVMLALTHTGFAPEADGDHVTLHACPLLDAARAHPGVVCAVHLGLVEGVLGRRGATLHPRPDTLGCGVGLP
- a CDS encoding DUF2237 domain-containing protein, encoding MTERNVLGGELDPCGTDPVTGFHRDGTCTVGPQDVGLHAVCAVMTEEFLAHQAAVGNDLSTPRPEWHFPGLVPGDRWCVVALRWLQAYDAGVAAPVVLSATSERALDVVPLEVLRAHSVDVPPDLSGLE
- a CDS encoding MGMT family protein; amino-acid sequence: MDEDYVEAVLALVEQVPPGRVTTYGAIARLVGTAGPRQVGQVMALHGDAVPWWRVVHADGRPATCHDGTALKHLRAEGVPLTASGRVDVTPAR
- a CDS encoding DUF488 domain-containing protein translates to MGRLLTVGHGTLNRDALARLLADTGVELLIDVRRFPGSRHNPDVSSDALAQWVPEAGIDYRWEERLGGRRRRDKQADPDADGWWRVEAFRAYAAHTRTPEFLSALDDLVADVDEHDTTAVMCSESVWWRCHRRIVADAALLLRKVEVAHLSHDGKTTPHEPSAGARVVDGLLRYDAADT
- a CDS encoding ATP-binding domain-containing protein, producing the protein MSTSRAGRVMRPALVHDTPNLRNTKQIHESFGPLAPSRMYSRGGDGPTVRFVATTQDDALEAADDAVDALLESGWEPRNVALLTTGHRHPVQVERTDFHDQEGYWRTYWDDDVFYGHVLGCKGLERRAVVLCLNEDGSRDRARERLYVGMSRATDELVVVGDPETVRRVAGDDVARRLGV
- a CDS encoding vitamin B12-dependent ribonucleotide reductase, whose protein sequence is MTETVSTRAKGAKGKGLTMERVFSTEGTHPYDAITWERRDVVQQNWKTGETVFEQRGVEYPDFWSVNASTIVTTKYFRGAVGTDAREWSLKQLIDRIVKTYTKAGIDHGYFATEADAEIFEHELTWLLVNQYFSFNSPVWFNVGTASPQQVSACFILSVDDSMDSILNWYKEEGFIFKGGSGAGLNLSRIRSSKELLSSGGTASGPVSFMRGADASAGTIKSGGATRRAAKMVVLDVDHPDIEEFVMTKAKEEDKIRALRDAGFDMDLGGADITSVQYQNANNSVRVNDEFMRAVEDGAGFGLRARGTGEVIETVDARELFRKISEAAWACADPGLQYDDTINDWHTNPETGRITASNPCSEYMSLDNSSCNLASLNLLKFLKDDDTFDAALFAKAVEFIITAMDISICFADFPTEPIGDTTRDYRQLGIGYANLGALLMAMGLGYDSEGGRSMAAAITSLMTGTSYKRSAELAGIVGPYAGYARNADAHKRVMRKHQAANDVVRVLHTEDGRTHKLATKAWADVIKLGEKFGFRNAQASVLAPTGTIGFMMDCDTTGIEPDFSLVKFKKLVGGGSMQIVNQTIPRALKKLGYQPEQVEAIVAYIGEHGHVIDAPGLKTEHYEIFDTAMGARALKPMGHVRMMAAAQPFLSGAISKTVNLPESATVEEIEDVYMQSWKLGLKATAIYRDNCKVGQPLSDGGGKAKKDAADKAAADSASSGGAVETKVVEKVVYAPVRKRLPKSRVSRTTSFTVGGAEGYMTSGAHDDGQLGEVFLKLGKQGSTLAGVMDAFSIAVSIGLQYGVPLETYVSKFTNLRFEPAGLTDDPDVRMAQSLMDYVWRRLALDYLTFEERSALGIYSAEERQRHLETGSYEPLVEETGSAAELVEADSSVAGRVEPRDEARIETQVVEADIVEASAKPAPAEAKTTAELFEKLTGTAVDSPLCMTCGTKMRPAGSCYVCEGCGSTSGCS
- the nrdR gene encoding transcriptional regulator NrdR — its product is MHCPYCKNEDTKVLDSRVADDGGSIRRRRSCAACDRRFTTVEKMQLTVLKRSGATEPFNRDKAIAGVRKACKGRPVTDAQLACLGQEVEDALRLSGQAEFDANDVGLAILSPLRALDEVAYLRFASVYRAFESAEDFDAEIKMLRLERAAADQPATTG